The proteins below come from a single Psychrobacter sp. FDAARGOS_221 genomic window:
- the ligA gene encoding NAD-dependent DNA ligase LigA, producing MTKTNTDIKNAPNLSPEQQQIVAKMRTLIAEVRKHNNAYYVMDEPVISDNEYDQLRLNLIQLEERYPDLTQSDSPTASVGDDPLPSFSQVEHDIPMLSLGNVFNFDDLTEFMRRVNDRLSNANQNPEYEVEMKLDGLAVSLKYHNGQFVRGVTRGDGQTGEDITQNVKTINNIPLVIEEARDIDVLEVRGEVLMPKAGFKRLNRLAEENGDKTFANPRNAAAGSLRQLDPAVAASRPLAFYAYSVNQGLPEDITRQSDALSWLKELGFTVSRFELVKTAEQVQTYYESMIEERDSLAFEIDGMVIKVDDLALQNQLGSLSREPRWATAYKFPAETVMTKLNAIEWQVGRTGQITPVGKLEPVQVGGVTVSNVTLHNFGEIQRLDVRAGDTVSVHRAGDVIPKVTKVWHEFRPDDTQPVKLPSNCPVCDSPVVLPEGEALARCSGGLFCPAQQQEALIHFVSRKAMDIDGLGERWLISFFEHGIVKTVADIYRLHQHQDELINFEKLGEKSVSNMLSAIEDSKETTLARFIYALGIRGVGETTAQNLAQHFGDLPQLMQASIEQLLETQDIGTITAELIYDFFRAEHNVEVIEALQSQGVHWEPVEQVASDDLPLDGETWVITGTLVNSGMARDEAKAKLQALGAKVSGSVSSKTSALLAGEKAGSKLTKAEKLGVRVVLEDEFLQMIGE from the coding sequence TAAGCCCTGAACAGCAGCAGATTGTCGCAAAAATGCGCACCCTGATTGCAGAAGTGCGTAAGCATAATAATGCCTATTATGTGATGGATGAGCCGGTCATCAGCGATAATGAATATGACCAGCTGCGCTTAAATCTGATACAGCTTGAAGAACGTTATCCGGATTTGACTCAGTCAGACAGTCCAACCGCCAGCGTGGGTGATGATCCGTTGCCGTCATTCTCACAAGTTGAGCATGACATTCCGATGCTGTCGTTGGGTAACGTGTTCAACTTTGACGATCTGACTGAGTTTATGCGCCGCGTCAATGATCGCTTAAGCAATGCCAATCAGAATCCTGAATACGAAGTAGAGATGAAGCTCGACGGGCTTGCGGTGTCTCTAAAGTATCACAATGGGCAGTTTGTTCGTGGTGTGACGCGTGGTGATGGTCAAACGGGTGAAGACATTACTCAAAACGTGAAAACCATTAATAATATCCCGTTAGTGATTGAAGAAGCCCGCGATATCGATGTGCTAGAAGTACGCGGTGAGGTGTTGATGCCAAAAGCAGGCTTTAAGCGCTTGAACCGTTTGGCAGAAGAAAATGGTGATAAAACCTTTGCTAATCCCCGCAACGCTGCAGCGGGTAGCTTGCGTCAGCTTGATCCGGCGGTTGCTGCCAGTCGTCCATTAGCCTTTTATGCTTACTCAGTGAACCAAGGCTTACCAGAGGATATTACGCGACAGTCTGACGCATTGAGCTGGCTTAAAGAACTTGGCTTTACGGTGAGCCGTTTTGAGTTGGTCAAGACTGCTGAGCAAGTGCAAACCTATTATGAATCGATGATAGAAGAGCGTGACAGCTTGGCGTTTGAAATCGACGGTATGGTGATTAAGGTCGATGACCTAGCACTACAAAATCAGCTTGGCTCGCTATCACGTGAGCCACGCTGGGCGACAGCTTATAAATTCCCTGCTGAAACGGTGATGACCAAGCTCAATGCCATCGAATGGCAAGTGGGGCGTACTGGTCAAATCACCCCAGTGGGTAAGCTTGAGCCGGTCCAAGTCGGCGGTGTTACTGTCAGTAATGTGACCTTGCATAACTTTGGTGAGATTCAGCGTCTTGATGTGCGAGCCGGCGATACGGTGAGTGTACACCGAGCAGGCGATGTGATACCAAAAGTGACTAAGGTGTGGCACGAGTTTCGCCCTGATGATACTCAGCCAGTTAAGTTGCCAAGCAACTGTCCGGTTTGTGATTCACCTGTGGTATTGCCAGAAGGGGAAGCATTGGCGCGCTGCTCAGGCGGTCTATTCTGTCCGGCGCAGCAGCAGGAAGCCTTGATTCACTTTGTGTCCCGTAAAGCAATGGATATTGATGGACTTGGTGAGCGCTGGTTAATCAGTTTCTTTGAGCACGGCATTGTCAAAACCGTGGCTGATATTTACCGTTTGCATCAGCACCAAGATGAGCTGATTAATTTTGAAAAACTGGGTGAAAAATCGGTCAGTAATATGCTCAGCGCTATTGAGGACAGTAAAGAGACGACCTTAGCACGCTTTATTTACGCCTTGGGTATTCGCGGTGTGGGTGAAACCACTGCGCAAAATCTAGCCCAGCACTTTGGTGATTTGCCACAACTGATGCAAGCCAGTATTGAACAGCTGCTAGAGACGCAGGATATCGGTACCATTACTGCAGAGTTGATTTACGACTTCTTCCGTGCAGAGCACAACGTCGAGGTGATTGAGGCGCTGCAAAGCCAAGGCGTGCACTGGGAGCCAGTTGAGCAGGTAGCCTCTGATGATTTACCACTTGATGGCGAGACCTGGGTGATTACCGGTACCTTAGTCAATAGTGGCATGGCGCGTGATGAGGCCAAAGCCAAGCTACAAGCATTGGGCGCAAAAGTATCGGGCAGCGTGTCATCTAAGACCTCGGCGTTGTTGGCCGGTGA